A window of Candidatus Pantoea floridensis contains these coding sequences:
- a CDS encoding fimbrial protein, with amino-acid sequence MRLRNSFLFVTGAFLSQSALAVCTVDPDSQFGGANRTTLTIPGYTFYVDAGAPVSDTPLNYENSTTQNVTLSFKDCEIGEAYGKTALPPLAPTGKKNYFTTSVEGISVRPRWNNGAQFGHFPSNAAMTENRFNYPPASFFQLEFVKTSPRLKLTDPNGDVVLSPGTILRNWVTSDTAANYGQLLNIGEIRVISIPNCTIDGPKTVNFGQLGERDLISGVEKNLDFSLRCATDYGSYSASASLITASPNADGTIPVTDSAGNNDRLKIQITDSNNRNMPADDSAKEDRAQVADEVPVNYSWKATLMKNGNVLPEEGNFTAKAEILLVVN; translated from the coding sequence ATGAGATTACGCAATAGCTTTTTGTTCGTCACGGGTGCATTTCTTAGCCAGTCAGCCCTTGCAGTGTGTACGGTGGATCCAGACTCGCAATTTGGTGGGGCAAACCGCACCACGCTGACCATCCCGGGATATACCTTTTATGTTGATGCGGGAGCACCAGTAAGCGATACACCGCTTAATTACGAAAATTCAACAACGCAGAATGTTACGCTCAGCTTCAAAGATTGTGAAATTGGCGAGGCTTATGGCAAAACGGCATTGCCTCCTTTGGCTCCAACAGGGAAGAAAAATTATTTCACCACCAGCGTTGAGGGCATCAGCGTTCGTCCCCGCTGGAATAATGGCGCTCAATTTGGGCACTTTCCCTCAAACGCCGCTATGACTGAGAATCGTTTTAACTACCCTCCAGCGTCGTTTTTCCAGCTTGAGTTTGTCAAAACATCTCCACGTTTAAAGTTAACCGACCCTAACGGAGATGTAGTGTTGTCCCCAGGAACCATCTTGAGGAACTGGGTAACCAGTGATACCGCAGCCAATTACGGCCAACTTCTTAACATAGGCGAAATCAGAGTTATCAGTATCCCCAACTGCACTATTGATGGCCCAAAAACGGTGAACTTTGGCCAGCTGGGAGAGCGAGACCTAATAAGCGGCGTAGAAAAAAATCTAGATTTCAGCCTGAGGTGTGCCACGGATTACGGTAGCTACAGTGCATCCGCATCATTAATCACGGCCTCCCCGAATGCCGATGGCACCATCCCGGTAACGGATAGTGCTGGTAATAATGACCGTTTAAAAATTCAGATTACCGACAGTAACAATCGCAACATGCCTGCAGATGACAGTGCAAAAGAGGATCGCGCCCAGGTTGCCGATGAAGTGCCAGTGAATTACAGCTGGAAAGCCACCTTAATGAAAAACGGCAATGTATTACCAGAGGAAGGGAATTTTACCGCCAAGGCGGAGATTCTATTAGTTGTGAACTGA
- a CDS encoding GlcNAc-transferase family protein, with amino-acid sequence MNNNKTIFIGIASYRDAELVPTLLDILARAQHAERLHIAICWQDNGKLHPFIDSGFIPQLVGEHHGHTLYRLIKGNAQIQLLAVDYLKSQGACWARHMSNTLYNGESYHLQIDSHSRFTAHWDSEMIAMLESLRSQSPRPILTHYPPPYTPEQNKEQRSNKVSRLIFSQFNDKGVVSLNSVDMVEEQPRRSGYLAAGYLFSDGHFIENVPYDPQLFFIGEEISLAARAFTHGYDLYTPHKVLLWHYYGRAKSPKFWSDHTNEAKKSGQVDQVWWERDNISYQRILSLLGISDKQVDLGHWCLGTHRTLQEYQYRIGVDFRQQRIHPLIKAKEKLTWFDHLPEEHELWQQQLVSPHLRMWQLTHADVDILRKDVLWWQLSVYQADNTPLINQQLSPEELLKLKSNDNGEKFDLRVYFDTQRPVAPHCVRLCPYIDGEGWGDIKERAW; translated from the coding sequence ATGAATAACAATAAAACAATTTTCATCGGCATCGCCAGCTACCGGGATGCTGAATTAGTGCCAACGCTGCTCGACATACTTGCTCGAGCGCAGCACGCTGAACGACTACACATCGCTATTTGCTGGCAGGACAATGGTAAACTTCACCCATTTATTGACAGCGGTTTTATCCCCCAGCTCGTGGGTGAACATCATGGGCACACGCTTTACCGATTAATTAAAGGCAATGCTCAGATTCAACTCTTAGCCGTGGATTACTTAAAAAGTCAGGGTGCCTGCTGGGCGAGACATATGAGTAATACGCTTTACAACGGTGAGAGCTATCATCTGCAGATCGATTCACACAGCCGTTTCACTGCTCACTGGGACAGTGAAATGATCGCTATGCTGGAAAGTTTACGATCGCAAAGTCCTCGGCCAATACTCACGCATTATCCGCCACCTTATACCCCTGAACAAAATAAAGAACAGCGTAGTAATAAGGTGAGTCGCCTGATATTTAGTCAGTTTAATGATAAAGGCGTTGTGTCTCTCAATTCAGTAGACATGGTCGAAGAGCAGCCACGGAGAAGTGGTTATCTGGCCGCAGGTTATCTTTTTAGCGACGGTCATTTCATTGAAAACGTCCCGTACGATCCTCAACTCTTCTTTATCGGTGAAGAAATTTCGTTAGCCGCTAGGGCCTTTACCCACGGTTACGATCTGTATACTCCCCATAAAGTTCTGCTCTGGCACTACTACGGCCGCGCAAAATCACCGAAATTCTGGAGCGATCATACCAACGAAGCGAAGAAAAGTGGTCAGGTGGATCAGGTGTGGTGGGAGCGCGATAATATCTCTTATCAACGCATTCTCAGCCTGCTGGGGATCAGTGATAAGCAAGTGGATCTCGGGCACTGGTGTTTAGGTACGCATCGCACCCTGCAAGAGTATCAGTACCGCATTGGGGTCGATTTTCGCCAGCAACGGATTCATCCATTAATTAAAGCCAAAGAAAAACTAACCTGGTTTGATCACTTACCGGAAGAGCATGAACTTTGGCAACAACAACTGGTTAGCCCCCATCTGCGCATGTGGCAGTTGACGCATGCGGATGTCGATATCCTTCGTAAGGATGTGCTTTGGTGGCAGCTCAGCGTGTATCAAGCTGACAACACCCCGCTTATAAATCAGCAGCTTTCGCCTGAAGAACTCTTAAAACTTAAGAGTAATGATAATGGCGAAAAATTTGATCTTCGCGTGTATTTTGACACCCAACGCCCGGTGGCTCCTCACTGCGTACGTCTTTGTCCGTATATAGATGGTGAAGGTTGGGGTGACATCAAGGAGCGCGCGTGGTGA
- a CDS encoding DotU family type IV/VI secretion system protein, with amino-acid sequence MVSGHSALQGLISSCTLLAMKGVVPSLLDFQQQLQQQIILYCQHLSDEAYPHEEIIAIQRLLCRVVDSLAMSSFSTQGISWANYQLGHHFFGYQHDELFNPAHSDLLFNSVHQEIKNTTLIMFALSPLSLPVKERIEKKVTVTESDVIETADDESEPLAIQVEAQGPTIRWMSLMCQFAIAGFLLGIFWYGCRMFQSGGL; translated from the coding sequence GTGGTGAGCGGACATTCAGCACTTCAGGGACTCATCTCCAGCTGCACGCTGCTCGCAATGAAAGGTGTCGTCCCCTCTCTTCTGGATTTTCAGCAGCAGTTGCAGCAGCAAATTATACTTTATTGCCAGCACCTATCTGATGAAGCCTATCCACACGAAGAGATTATCGCCATCCAGCGGCTACTTTGCCGCGTGGTCGATAGTCTCGCCATGAGCAGCTTCTCCACACAAGGAATCAGCTGGGCGAACTATCAGCTAGGCCACCATTTTTTTGGTTACCAGCATGACGAACTGTTTAACCCTGCGCACAGCGACTTGCTGTTCAACTCCGTACACCAGGAAATAAAAAACACCACGTTGATAATGTTCGCATTATCACCCTTATCTTTACCCGTTAAGGAGCGTATTGAGAAAAAAGTCACTGTGACTGAATCTGATGTCATTGAAACGGCAGATGACGAAAGTGAACCACTTGCCATTCAGGTTGAAGCCCAGGGTCCAACTATTCGTTGGATGTCATTAATGTGCCAGTTCGCCATCGCAGGATTTTTACTGGGGATATTCTGGTACGGATGCCGAATGTTTCAGAGTGGAGGACTGTAA
- a CDS encoding OmpA family protein, protein MSYQKLNMMLVAVALLITSALSWLQQDKLTGELLMFGFAVLAVLLIIKQLRWETRELPQPPKEPQPEPEQLSPVVLILGPYAEKWFTESNYTDSTRYCEKSTWLLIKNPDELACRLDYIKQHSPNTPIAAFFPFLPDGHETSALLNHHLLNWLRDFSGVISDIKIPCTIGIYAHISTELRKHSSSNASWSGELDFNRLQAQNMPDEINRLKNHLKNQDDSASDIQRAALGYDLLCWLEEQEISAALTKIFTHSTLKLSALLLCDYGHGFTRHGAWSIWLEERYAILPALGNRMPMPPLPAIKQRYLPKPAVVPVIPIYGKQPALLWSICLITLLLLTQIGVAGWQSLQQQKTYQHEIALLEEQRELSVARLNQKIAQLQQLDEQSQRCSAEVSLQNWGLSPCEAISRTLNKKMANLQAVKVVTSAGVIPLFDPGKSDISAKATPPLEEMAHKIAQAPGYRILIIGHSDSTGGDALNASLSLERADAVRHWLIKKNIDPSLIQVRGVGATEPMTSNVTAEGRQINRRVEMLLIPIENTKETILNG, encoded by the coding sequence ATGAGCTATCAAAAATTAAATATGATGCTGGTTGCAGTCGCATTGCTTATTACTTCAGCGCTTTCCTGGCTGCAACAAGACAAGCTCACCGGCGAACTGCTTATGTTCGGATTTGCCGTGCTCGCTGTACTTCTCATCATCAAGCAATTGCGCTGGGAAACGCGTGAATTACCTCAACCGCCCAAAGAACCACAACCGGAACCCGAGCAGCTCTCCCCTGTTGTCCTGATTTTGGGACCTTATGCAGAGAAATGGTTTACCGAAAGCAATTACACAGACAGTACTCGCTACTGTGAAAAGTCGACCTGGCTATTAATCAAAAATCCCGATGAATTAGCCTGTCGCCTTGACTATATTAAGCAGCATTCTCCAAATACGCCGATTGCCGCTTTTTTTCCATTTCTGCCAGATGGACATGAAACGTCAGCATTATTGAATCACCACCTTCTCAACTGGCTGAGAGATTTTTCCGGGGTCATATCTGATATTAAAATCCCCTGCACAATAGGGATTTATGCGCATATCAGCACTGAACTCCGCAAACATTCCTCATCTAACGCGAGCTGGAGTGGTGAACTCGATTTCAATCGTCTGCAGGCGCAAAATATGCCAGACGAAATCAATCGGCTAAAAAATCATCTTAAAAATCAGGATGATTCCGCAAGTGATATCCAACGTGCTGCGCTGGGCTATGACTTACTTTGCTGGTTAGAAGAACAAGAAATTAGTGCCGCGCTGACTAAGATATTTACCCATTCCACGCTTAAGCTGAGCGCTTTGCTATTGTGTGATTATGGTCATGGCTTTACACGGCATGGCGCATGGTCGATATGGCTGGAAGAACGTTACGCCATTCTTCCCGCGCTGGGTAACAGAATGCCGATGCCGCCGTTGCCCGCCATCAAACAGCGTTATTTACCCAAGCCCGCAGTGGTTCCCGTTATTCCTATTTACGGTAAGCAGCCGGCTTTACTCTGGAGTATTTGCTTAATTACTTTGCTGCTATTAACCCAGATAGGAGTTGCCGGCTGGCAATCTTTGCAGCAGCAAAAAACCTACCAGCATGAGATAGCGCTACTCGAAGAACAACGTGAGTTATCGGTTGCAAGGTTGAATCAAAAAATTGCTCAACTACAGCAGCTTGATGAGCAATCGCAGCGCTGTTCTGCTGAAGTGTCCCTACAAAATTGGGGACTCAGCCCATGCGAAGCCATTAGCCGAACGTTGAATAAAAAGATGGCAAATTTGCAGGCGGTAAAAGTAGTGACGTCTGCAGGAGTCATCCCTTTATTTGATCCGGGTAAATCTGACATCTCAGCAAAAGCCACACCTCCGCTGGAAGAGATGGCACACAAAATCGCGCAAGCGCCAGGCTACCGGATTCTGATTATTGGCCATTCAGATAGTACCGGAGGCGACGCACTTAACGCCTCTTTATCTCTGGAGCGAGCGGATGCTGTTCGCCACTGGCTCATCAAAAAAAATATCGATCCTTCGCTGATTCAAGTGCGAGGTGTTGGTGCAACCGAACCAATGACCAGCAATGTGACAGCGGAAGGGCGACAAATAAATCGGCGCGTCGAAATGTTGCTGATACCTATAGAAAATACAAAGGAGACCATTCTCAATGGATAA
- a CDS encoding DcrB-related protein: MDNKNTMYHIAEGVFMTAPPVMDRSIQLLMFRDPDDKEYRVIITRAGLAEEQTQEEWVEKEMENLRFRLPGFQTEGKMLRHQIGPAKLDVIQVANRYLDDGEIVRQVQSVVKLPKHSRYNPIERDVLVFTLQANEEFTEYQRKHYVQIINSYSPAV, translated from the coding sequence ATGGATAATAAAAATACTATGTATCATATTGCTGAGGGAGTCTTTATGACGGCACCTCCGGTTATGGATCGTTCTATTCAGTTGCTGATGTTTCGTGATCCAGATGATAAAGAATACCGCGTCATTATTACTCGCGCGGGTTTAGCAGAAGAACAAACTCAGGAAGAGTGGGTAGAAAAAGAGATGGAAAATTTACGTTTCCGCCTGCCTGGTTTTCAAACTGAAGGAAAAATGTTGAGACATCAAATCGGTCCGGCAAAACTTGACGTCATCCAGGTTGCTAATCGCTATCTGGATGACGGTGAAATTGTGCGACAGGTTCAATCGGTAGTCAAACTTCCCAAGCACTCGCGTTATAACCCGATTGAACGTGATGTACTGGTATTTACCCTTCAGGCCAACGAAGAATTTACTGAATATCAGCGTAAGCACTACGTTCAAATCATCAATAGCTATTCACCAGCCGTCTGA
- a CDS encoding glycosyltransferase family 25 protein, with protein sequence MNSNDIQSWDWSFVDRIVYINLDVRKDRDAQLRDNFKLIGIPEEKYHRFAAISHEVGQYGCVLSHIAVLNEAKNNGWRNILIIEDDMVFNNSPEDPERWLTFINHLTQQASWDVAMLSGNHYILNTITTGFTRTKFSYCSNCYMVNAHYYDRLIENLNETKENLEKDLTNKKLHLDANWIKIMEKDNWFAIYPCLGYQSNGFSDIESRNIDHTGTFTRKIDDIKIYGSY encoded by the coding sequence ATGAATAGCAATGATATTCAGTCATGGGACTGGAGCTTTGTGGACAGGATAGTTTATATTAACTTAGATGTTCGCAAGGATCGTGATGCACAATTACGGGATAATTTTAAACTCATTGGCATTCCAGAAGAAAAATATCATCGTTTTGCAGCCATTTCACATGAAGTTGGACAATATGGTTGTGTACTCTCTCACATAGCCGTGCTAAATGAAGCAAAAAATAATGGCTGGAGAAACATTTTAATTATCGAAGATGATATGGTTTTCAATAATTCCCCAGAAGACCCCGAGCGCTGGTTAACGTTTATTAATCATCTGACACAGCAAGCCTCCTGGGATGTGGCGATGCTTTCAGGTAATCATTACATTCTTAACACAATAACCACGGGATTTACCCGGACTAAATTTTCGTATTGTAGTAACTGTTATATGGTCAACGCACATTATTATGACAGGCTAATTGAAAATTTAAACGAAACCAAAGAGAACCTGGAGAAGGACTTAACGAATAAAAAACTCCATCTTGACGCCAATTGGATTAAAATAATGGAGAAAGATAACTGGTTTGCCATTTACCCCTGTCTGGGCTATCAATCGAATGGTTTTAGCGATATTGAGAGTAGAAATATTGATCATACAGGAACCTTTACGCGAAAAATTGACGATATAAAGATATATGGTTCATATTGA
- a CDS encoding contractile injection system protein, VgrG/Pvc8 family, translating into MGIQEYIIAGSKLPFHNHYQLRLARLESQLPGVDISVLRFSGSEAISDIPRYHIAFTSAVKDLPAHHIINYSALFLMYPDGKPSASVKPRILPGVITQFRQSGTSADETRYVATLEHRVTRLNQGCNNAIYQNDSVIAIHFVEPGSAP; encoded by the coding sequence ATGGGCATTCAGGAATACATTATTGCCGGCAGTAAATTACCGTTCCACAACCATTATCAGCTCAGATTAGCCCGACTGGAATCTCAGCTGCCCGGCGTAGATATTTCTGTGCTCAGGTTCAGCGGCAGCGAAGCCATCAGCGACATTCCCCGCTACCACATAGCGTTCACCAGCGCGGTGAAGGATCTCCCCGCCCACCACATCATTAACTATTCCGCCCTGTTTCTGATGTATCCCGACGGCAAGCCTTCCGCGTCAGTCAAACCGCGCATTCTTCCCGGCGTCATTACGCAGTTTCGTCAGTCCGGCACATCAGCCGATGAAACCCGCTATGTCGCGACGCTCGAACACCGCGTTACCCGCTTAAATCAGGGCTGCAACAACGCGATTTACCAGAATGACAGCGTTATCGCAATCCACTTCGTTGAACCTGGCAGTGCCCCTTAA
- a CDS encoding DUF1198 family protein, with protein MIWLILATLAVVFVVGFQLLTASSRHAVQALNKRLQLPPVHIESMLSLMGKEAAKEFTDYIAGDNDTHLHNGAAVLLIWQVLIVDGSDENMQRWHGILSRAGFSALISRQQLLLALGFLRQLEPDSQELHALRDQYNAHFTQQGIEMEGETEQGGKLVSLSDWRKRH; from the coding sequence ATGATTTGGTTAATTCTCGCCACGCTGGCGGTGGTGTTCGTGGTAGGTTTTCAGCTGCTGACGGCCAGCTCGCGCCATGCGGTGCAGGCGCTCAATAAACGGTTGCAGCTGCCGCCGGTGCATATCGAATCGATGCTATCGCTGATGGGCAAAGAGGCGGCAAAAGAGTTCACCGATTACATCGCCGGCGATAACGACACGCATCTGCACAACGGCGCGGCGGTGCTGCTGATTTGGCAGGTGCTGATTGTCGATGGCAGCGACGAAAATATGCAGCGCTGGCATGGCATTTTGAGCCGCGCGGGGTTTTCAGCGTTGATATCGAGGCAGCAGTTGTTGCTGGCGTTGGGGTTCTTGCGCCAGCTGGAGCCGGACAGCCAGGAATTGCATGCGCTGCGCGACCAGTATAATGCGCACTTCACCCAGCAAGGGATTGAGATGGAAGGTGAAACGGAACAGGGCGGCAAGCTGGTGTCGTTAAGCGACTGGCGCAAGCGGCATTAA
- the folD gene encoding bifunctional methylenetetrahydrofolate dehydrogenase/methenyltetrahydrofolate cyclohydrolase FolD — MAAKIIDGKTIAQQVRLEVAEKVQQRLAAGKRAPGLAVVLVGENPASQIYVASKRRACDEVGFISRSYDLPATTSEAELLELIDTLNNDSDIDGILVQLPLPAGIDNVKVLERIVPDKDVDGFHPYNVGRLCQRAPKLRPCTPRGIVTLLERYNIDTYGLNAVVVGASNIVGRPMSMELLLAGCTTTVTHRFTKDLRHHVEHADLLVVAVGKPGFIPGDWIKPGAVVIDVGINRLESGKVVGDVEFDAAAERASYITPVPGGVGPMTVATLIQNTLTACEEFHDIEEA; from the coding sequence ATGGCAGCAAAAATTATTGACGGTAAAACGATTGCGCAGCAGGTGCGCCTTGAGGTTGCCGAAAAAGTACAGCAACGTCTGGCGGCCGGTAAACGTGCGCCCGGTTTGGCAGTGGTGCTGGTGGGTGAAAACCCGGCTTCGCAGATCTATGTCGCCAGCAAACGTCGCGCTTGTGATGAAGTGGGCTTCATCTCCCGCTCCTACGATCTGCCGGCCACCACCAGTGAAGCAGAGCTGCTGGAGCTGATTGATACGCTGAATAACGACAGCGATATCGATGGCATTCTGGTGCAGCTGCCGCTGCCAGCGGGCATCGATAACGTCAAAGTGCTGGAGCGCATCGTGCCGGATAAAGACGTGGATGGTTTCCATCCGTATAACGTCGGTCGTCTGTGCCAGCGCGCGCCGAAGCTGCGTCCGTGTACGCCGCGCGGCATCGTCACCTTGCTGGAGCGCTACAATATTGATACTTACGGCCTGAACGCCGTGGTGGTTGGCGCATCGAATATCGTTGGCCGTCCGATGAGCATGGAGCTGCTGCTCGCCGGTTGCACCACCACCGTCACGCACCGTTTCACCAAAGATCTGCGTCATCACGTTGAGCACGCCGATCTGCTGGTCGTGGCGGTCGGCAAGCCGGGCTTTATTCCGGGCGACTGGATCAAACCGGGCGCGGTGGTGATTGATGTCGGTATCAACCGCCTCGAAAGCGGTAAAGTGGTGGGTGATGTGGAGTTCGATGCGGCGGCTGAGCGCGCCTCGTACATCACGCCCGTTCCAGGCGGCGTCGGTCCGATGACGGTCGCTACATTGATCCAAAACACGCTGACGGCGTGCGAAGAATTTCACGACATTGAGGAGGCATAA